A region of the Geomonas subterranea genome:
GTCGAAGGTCCCCTCGATGGCGATGTTGTGCACGTTGTCGTCGAGCACGCTGGTCATCTGCAGCGCCTGGATGGGCGAGGTCTTCAAGTGCGGGTGCAGGATGAAGATGTTGATATTTTCCTTGCCGCGCACCCCGGCGATGGCCGCGCTGCCGGTGTCGCCGGAGGTGGCGCCGAGGATGTTCATCTTCTCGCCGCGCTCCTTCAGGAGGTACTCGAACAGGTTGCCGAGCAGCTGCAGCGCCACGTCCTTGAAGGCGAGGGTGGGGCCGTGGAAGAGCTCAAGGATGTACACGCCGTCCTTTTTCACCAGCGGCGTGGTCTCCTGGTGCTCGAAGCTGCCATAGGAGCGGTCGATGAGCGCCTTCAGGTCGGCGGCTGGTATGTCGGTGGCGAAAAGGGAGATGATATTGAAGGCGAGCTCGCGGTACGGGAGCTTGGCCCAGGCGGCAAGGGTCTCAGGGGCGATCTGCGGGATGCTCTCCGGCAGGATGAGGCCTCCGTCGGTGGCAAGTCCCATCATCACGGCTTCCTTGAACCCGATGGGTGCGATGTTTCCCCTGGTGCTTATGTATTTCATGTTAGTTCTCTTTCCTGGTGCTGGTTTTTGTGCCGTTGCGGCAACGCCAATATATAGCAGCTAATGCTCTAAAAGTGAAGAGATTGCTGGGGCCACAGGGTGAATCCGGCTCTTTTATCCGGGGGGCGCGCGGGGGACTGACAGGAGGAAATCGGGGACGGACAGGAAAAATCATGGTACTCGGTTAAATTTACCCAATGTCATGCATCTGCAGGCTTTATTTGGCAACTTCGAGACACCACAAAAATGACCTCAGAATCAGCTCCCCGGCAGCCCCGAAAGCTTGAAAAACGGCTTACTTTTATCAAAAAAGCGCTTGCATAAACGACTCTTCCATGTTAAATAATGGGTCACATGTTAATGTTCACTCAAAAGTGAGCTCCTCCGGCTCGCTTTTTTTTATGGGAAAACGCAGATGGCAAAGGTTGATGTAGCAGAAAGAGTCACAGAGATTGTCGCCGAAATCGGCGGGCCTCTCGGGATCGGCCTGGTGGACCTGGAGTATAAGCGCGAAGGGCGCGACATGGTGCTGCGGGTCTTCCTGGAAAAGGAGGGGGGCATCACCCTTGACGACTGCGCCGACGTGAGCCGGCAGCTTTCCGACATCCTGGACGTCGAGGACTTCATGCCGGATCACTACAACCTGGAGGTTTCCTCCCCCGGGATCTGCCGCCCGCTGAAGAAACTCGCCGACTACCAGCGTTTCCAGGGGCACCTGGTCAAGGTGAAGACCTTCGACGTGGTCGCCGACGACGCCGGTAACAAGCGCAAGACCTTCACCGGGAAACTCGTCGAGGTCGGAGAGGGAGTCATCGGCATCGACCTCACCGAGGGGCAGCACGCCTCGATCCCGCTGGACAAGGTGGCCAAGGCCAACCTCGAATTCGAATTCTAAACTTTACTTTGCAATTATCAGCAAGCAGAAGGAGACCGTGACGTGGAAACGAGCTTTAACCTCAAGCACACGATCGACCAGATCGTAAAAGAGAAGGGTATTGATAAAGGGATTGTGGTAGAGGCGCTGGAACAGGCAGTTCTCACCGCGGCCAACAAGAAATTCCGCAATACCCGCGATCTGGAGGCACACTACAACCCCGAGATCGGCGAGGTTGAGTTGTTCGAGTTCGTTACCGTCGTGGAAGAGGTACAGGATTCATACCGTGAGATCGAGCTCGACGAGGCGCGCGAGGAGGATCCGGAGGTCGAGATCGGCGACTCCATCGGCATGAAGATGGACGCTTCCGGCTTTTCCAGGATCGCCGCGCAGACCGCCAAGCAGGTGATCATCCAGCGCGTGCGCGAGGCGGAGCGCGAGACCATCTTCAACGAGTTCCAGGAGCGCCAGGGCGAGATCGTGAACGGCGTGGTGCGCCGTTTCGAGAAGGGCGACCTGATCGTCGACCTCGGCCGCGCCGAGGCGCTCTTGCCGCACAAGGAGCAGGCCCCGCGCGAGGTCTACCGCCAGGGTGACCGCGTCAAGGCCCTGATCACCGAGATCCGCATGACCACCAAGGGGCCCCAGATCATGCTCTCCCGCACCCATCCCACCATGCTGGCCAAGCTGTTCGAGGCCGAGGTGCCGGAAATCGCGGAAGGGATCGTCGAGATCAAGAGCGTCGTGCGCGAGCCGGGGGGGCGCGCGAAGATCGCCGTCTACTCGCACGACGGCGACGTCGATCCGGTCGGCGCGTGTGTCGGCATGCGCGGCTCCCGCGTCCAGAACGTGGTATCTGAGCTGCGCGGCGAGAAGATCGACATCATCCCCTGGAGCGAGGACATCGCCCGCTTCGCCTGCAACGCCCTGGCCCCGGCCGTGGTGACCAAGGTGTACGTGGACGAGGAGGATTACGCCATGGAAGTGATCGTGGCGGACGACCAGCTCTCGCTCGCCATCGGCAAGCGCGGCCAGAACGTGCGTCTCGCCGCCAAGCTGACCGGGTGGAAGATCGACATCAAGAGCGAGACCCGCATGGCCGAGGCCGAGCTGCAGCAGTTCGCCTCCTATGACGGCACCGAGGTCGAGGAGGCCGAAGAGCCCGTCGAGGCTGCCGAGCCGGCAGCGGTAGAGGCGACCGAAGAGGACTAGCATGCCCAAGGCCACACCACAGAGAAGCTGTCTTGCCTGCCGTGAGACCAAGGACAAGGGCGAGCTGCTTCGCTTCGTGCTGGCCCCGGACC
Encoded here:
- the nusA gene encoding transcription termination factor NusA translates to METSFNLKHTIDQIVKEKGIDKGIVVEALEQAVLTAANKKFRNTRDLEAHYNPEIGEVELFEFVTVVEEVQDSYREIELDEAREEDPEVEIGDSIGMKMDASGFSRIAAQTAKQVIIQRVREAERETIFNEFQERQGEIVNGVVRRFEKGDLIVDLGRAEALLPHKEQAPREVYRQGDRVKALITEIRMTTKGPQIMLSRTHPTMLAKLFEAEVPEIAEGIVEIKSVVREPGGRAKIAVYSHDGDVDPVGACVGMRGSRVQNVVSELRGEKIDIIPWSEDIARFACNALAPAVVTKVYVDEEDYAMEVIVADDQLSLAIGKRGQNVRLAAKLTGWKIDIKSETRMAEAELQQFASYDGTEVEEAEEPVEAAEPAAVEATEED
- the rimP gene encoding ribosome maturation factor RimP; protein product: MAKVDVAERVTEIVAEIGGPLGIGLVDLEYKREGRDMVLRVFLEKEGGITLDDCADVSRQLSDILDVEDFMPDHYNLEVSSPGICRPLKKLADYQRFQGHLVKVKTFDVVADDAGNKRKTFTGKLVEVGEGVIGIDLTEGQHASIPLDKVAKANLEFEF